A single window of Aspergillus flavus chromosome 4, complete sequence DNA harbors:
- a CDS encoding uncharacterized protein (cysteine synthase-lyase)) — MFRQSIRRFGTTALRAAEGSTAYSVRVSQAQGYVNGLTEAIGNTPLIQLKRLSEETGCNILGKAEFQNPGGSVKDRAALFVVKDAEEKGLLKPGGTVVEGTAGNTGIGLAHVCRSKGYKLVIYMPNTQSQGKIDLLRLLGAEVYPVPAVAFDNPQNYNHQARRHAESLDNAVWTNQFDNTANRQAHIEMTGPEIWAQTGGQVDAFTCATGTGGTLAGITRYLKTASDGRVKCFLADPPGSVLHSYIQSGGNLIERSGSSITEGIGQGRVTDNLQPDIDLLDGSLNISDEKSIEMVYRCLDEEGLYLGASSALNVVAAKEVAEKLGKGKTVVTILCDGAYRYADRLFSNNWLQSKGLRTAIPKHLEKYIVLP; from the exons ATGTTCCGACAAAGTATTCGGCGCTTCGGCACCACTGCGCTCCGCGCAGCAGAAGGATCGACCGCCTATAGCGTCCGGGTGTCGCAAGCTCAGGGCTACGTTAACGGTCTTACAGAAG CAATTGGAAACACACCACTTATCCAATTGAAGCGCCTCTCCGAGGAGACTGGCTGCAACATCCTCGGTAAAGCTGAGTTCCAGAACCCTGGAGGCAGTGTGAAGGACCGTGCAGCATTGTTCGTCGTCAAGGATGCCGAGGAGAAGGGACTTTTGAAGCCTGGTGGTACAGTGGTTGAGGGAACAGCTGGTAACACTGGAATTGGGTTGGCGCACGTGTGTAGGTCAAAGGGCTACAAGCTTGTCATCTACATGCCCAACACGCAGTCCCAGGGTAAGATTGACTTGTTGCGGCTGTTGGGAGCGGAGGTCTACCCTGTGCCGGCCGTCGCCTTCGACAACCCGCAGAACTACAACCACCAGGCAAGGAGACATGCCGAATCCCTGGATAACGCCGTATGGACGAACCAGTTCGACAACACTGCCAATCGCCAGGCCCACATTGAGATGACCGGGCCGGAAATCTGGGCCCAGACTGGCGGACAGGTCGATGCTTTCACTTGTGCTACTGGAACCGGAGGAACATTGGCCGGAATTACCCGCTATCTGAAGACCGCTTCCGACGGCCGGGTGAAGTGCTTCCTTGCCGACCCCCCGGGCAGTGTTCTGCACAGCTACATCCAGAGCGGCGGAAACCTAATCGAGCGCTCGGGAAGCAGTATCACGGAGGGTATTGGTCAGGGCCGCGTCACGGACAACCTTCAGCCCGACAttgatcttttggatggGTCTTTGAACATTAGCGATGAGAAGTCGATCGAGATGGTCTACCGCTGCCTCGATGAGGAAGGTCTCTATCTTGGAGCTAGCTCTGCGCTCAACGTTGTTGCGGCCAAGGAAGTTGCCGAAAAGCTCGGCAAGGGTAAGACCGTCGTCACCATTCTGTGTGATGGCGCCTACCGCTACGCCGACCGTCTGTTCTCGAACAACTGGCTCCAGAGCAAGGGTCTGAGAACCGCTATCCCTAAGCACTTGGAGAAGTACATCGTGCTCCCCTGA